One window from the genome of Spirosoma rhododendri encodes:
- the malQ gene encoding 4-alpha-glucanotransferase, translating to MLQQRSSGLLLHITSLPSAHGVGDLGPEAYRFADFLEASGQTYWQILPLTPVDPGAGFSPYSSPSAFAGNILMISLEKLAEEGLLSDDDLTTLNEKPLEDVTIAEPASGDSAVLAGPLVLAPSTLHAAWIKKRPLLEQAAETFRRDASLARQADFVQFTQRQADWLDDYALFTALQEETGEPFWLRWPEELVRRDPATISRYTELLRDKIELVKIQQFFFFGQWNELINYCYSRKIHLIGDIPIYVQFNSADVWANPTMFKLDENLQPLYVAGAPPDYFSEYGQRWGNPIYDWAEHERTGFTWWMRRMRHQMSLYSLTRLDHFLGFAVYWEIPASEPTAKVGEWVKAPIEAFMHAMYRQFVSLPIIAEDLGARTADVQPHLRHYGIPGMRVVQFGFGEDLPTSSHIPHNHAENFVVYSGTHDNNTTLGWFHESSEAVCQRISDYLGFDATAETIVDQVCRLTMQSVARLAIIPVQDLLNLDETNRMNTPGLGGRSWQWRLHPDQLTEEASAWLLKMTKMTGRG from the coding sequence ATGCTACAGCAACGTTCAAGCGGATTACTCCTTCACATTACATCGCTGCCATCGGCACACGGCGTCGGCGATCTGGGACCTGAAGCCTATCGCTTCGCCGATTTTCTGGAAGCGTCGGGCCAGACCTACTGGCAGATTCTGCCGCTGACCCCGGTCGATCCGGGCGCTGGCTTTTCCCCTTACAGTAGCCCGTCCGCGTTTGCTGGTAACATACTCATGATTAGCCTGGAGAAACTGGCGGAGGAAGGGTTGCTGAGCGACGATGATCTGACAACGCTGAACGAGAAACCGCTGGAAGATGTAACCATAGCCGAGCCGGCCTCGGGCGATTCGGCCGTGCTGGCGGGGCCGCTGGTGCTGGCACCGTCGACGCTGCACGCGGCCTGGATCAAGAAACGGCCGTTGCTTGAGCAGGCAGCCGAAACGTTCCGGCGCGATGCATCGCTGGCCCGGCAGGCAGACTTCGTTCAATTTACGCAGCGGCAGGCCGACTGGCTTGATGACTATGCGCTGTTTACGGCCCTGCAGGAAGAAACCGGCGAACCATTCTGGCTGCGCTGGCCCGAAGAGCTGGTCCGGCGCGACCCGGCCACTATTAGTCGGTACACCGAACTGCTGCGCGACAAGATTGAACTGGTGAAGATTCAGCAGTTCTTTTTCTTCGGTCAGTGGAATGAGCTGATCAACTACTGCTATTCCCGTAAGATTCACCTGATTGGCGACATCCCGATTTATGTGCAGTTCAACAGTGCCGACGTGTGGGCTAACCCGACGATGTTTAAACTGGACGAGAATCTGCAACCGCTTTACGTAGCTGGTGCGCCCCCCGACTATTTCAGCGAGTACGGCCAGCGGTGGGGTAACCCGATCTACGACTGGGCCGAGCACGAACGGACAGGCTTTACGTGGTGGATGCGCCGGATGCGGCACCAGATGTCGCTCTACAGCCTGACCCGGCTCGACCATTTTCTGGGCTTTGCTGTGTACTGGGAAATTCCGGCGAGCGAACCGACCGCGAAGGTTGGCGAATGGGTCAAAGCGCCGATCGAAGCGTTTATGCACGCCATGTACCGGCAATTTGTCAGCCTGCCCATCATCGCCGAAGACCTCGGTGCGCGTACCGCCGACGTGCAGCCGCACCTGCGCCACTACGGAATTCCGGGTATGCGGGTGGTGCAGTTTGGCTTCGGGGAGGACCTGCCTACTTCATCGCATATCCCGCACAACCACGCCGAAAACTTCGTGGTCTACTCCGGCACACACGACAATAACACAACCTTGGGCTGGTTCCACGAAAGCAGCGAAGCTGTCTGTCAGCGCATCAGCGACTATCTGGGCTTCGATGCTACGGCCGAAACAATCGTCGATCAGGTGTGCCGCCTGACGATGCAGTCAGTAGCGCGGCTGGCGATCATCCCCGTACAGGATCTGCTGAACCTCGACGAAACCAACCGCATGAACACTCCCGGTCTGGGTGGCCGTAGCTGGCAATGGCGCCTGCACCCCGACCAACTGACCGAAGAAGCATCGGCCTGGCTGCTGAAGATGACGAAGATGACGGGAAGAGGGTAG
- a CDS encoding curlin repeat-containing protein, translating to MKNLFSSLLAMLTAASAFGQNSVSIVQNGGPGNSASVIQSGEGNSVSISQRGGAATDGSKPGNRVSLRVPRGTETTINQQNVGSNSVEISQEGQATATINQSSATGENSIHTLPGMPDSRSKARPSKRRNRRQQ from the coding sequence ATGAAAAATCTCTTTTCTTCGCTGCTGGCCATGCTGACGGCGGCTAGTGCCTTCGGGCAAAATAGCGTCAGTATTGTGCAAAACGGCGGTCCCGGCAACTCAGCATCCGTTATTCAGTCGGGTGAAGGCAACAGCGTCAGCATCAGCCAGCGTGGTGGCGCGGCTACCGATGGCAGTAAGCCCGGCAACCGGGTAAGTCTGCGGGTGCCTCGGGGCACCGAAACGACGATCAACCAGCAAAATGTCGGTTCCAATTCGGTCGAGATTTCGCAGGAGGGTCAGGCTACGGCGACCATCAATCAGTCGTCGGCGACGGGCGAAAACAGTATTCACACGCTCCCCGGTATGCCCGATAGTCGCTCGAAAGCCCGTCCATCAAAACGGCGGAATCGGCGGCAGCAGTAA
- a CDS encoding response regulator — translation MNHTTRINILLIEDEPILAMDLADRLEGEGYRVIGIASNGPKALELYQTNTVDVVLCDIVIKGEWDGIETARYLLAERPVPLIYLTAMTDRDTLERAKHTYPAAYLNKPVQLASLRTAIELAINNAAARPALPTLVERDGMGREALLQINNWLYIREKYHFVRVDMHDLLYLEADNTHTKLITTTRKYILRLTLSSILDRISQPWLVRIHRSYAININTVESFNDAEISVGSQLLPLSRSCKDDFMRHFLYR, via the coding sequence ATGAACCACACCACGCGAATCAACATTCTGTTGATCGAAGATGAACCTATTCTGGCCATGGACCTGGCCGACCGGCTGGAAGGAGAAGGCTACCGTGTCATCGGTATTGCTTCCAACGGCCCTAAAGCGCTCGAACTTTATCAGACAAACACCGTCGACGTAGTCCTGTGCGACATCGTCATCAAAGGAGAATGGGACGGCATCGAAACTGCCCGCTACCTGCTGGCCGAACGGCCTGTGCCGCTCATCTACCTGACGGCCATGACCGACCGCGATACGCTGGAACGGGCCAAACACACCTATCCCGCAGCCTACCTGAATAAACCCGTTCAGCTAGCCAGTCTGCGCACAGCCATTGAATTAGCCATCAACAACGCTGCCGCCCGTCCCGCTTTACCAACACTGGTCGAGCGGGATGGTATGGGGCGGGAAGCGCTGTTGCAGATAAACAACTGGCTGTATATCAGGGAGAAATATCATTTCGTTCGCGTCGATATGCACGATCTGCTATACCTGGAAGCCGACAACACGCACACCAAACTGATTACGACGACCCGCAAGTACATTCTGCGGCTAACGTTGAGCAGCATTCTTGATCGCATCAGTCAGCCCTGGCTGGTCCGCATCCACCGGTCGTACGCCATCAACATCAATACGGTCGAGTCGTTCAACGATGCTGAGATCAGTGTCGGGTCGCAACTGTTGCCGCTGAGCCGCAGCTGTAAAGACGACTTCATGCGTCACTTTCTGTACCGCTAG
- a CDS encoding CsgE family curli-type amyloid fiber assembly protein, protein MTTLRNLLLICLVLLQLVCRAQDPDLDGKLIEETMSEAVIAEEGTETLLLDNTRSKIGRDFYEAFFRYYAELPKAASPALMPADSTVKVTPNLELDINAFIVTIEELPAFGVGTSIISISLNDQLIWQNYIQARQDVLEAYALNAAETINQYVVNYQEVQRSLESDDQKGSGMF, encoded by the coding sequence ATGACGACCTTACGTAACCTACTGCTCATTTGTCTGGTGCTGCTCCAGCTGGTCTGCCGGGCACAGGACCCAGATCTGGACGGCAAACTCATTGAGGAGACAATGAGCGAAGCAGTTATAGCCGAAGAGGGAACCGAGACATTGCTGCTCGACAACACCCGGTCAAAAATCGGGCGTGATTTCTACGAAGCATTCTTCCGGTATTACGCCGAGCTTCCCAAAGCAGCGTCGCCCGCCCTGATGCCCGCTGACAGTACGGTTAAAGTAACGCCCAACCTTGAACTGGATATCAACGCGTTTATCGTCACCATTGAGGAACTGCCTGCTTTTGGCGTTGGCACGAGCATCATATCTATCTCCCTGAACGACCAGCTTATCTGGCAGAATTACATACAGGCCCGGCAGGATGTCCTCGAAGCGTACGCCCTCAATGCGGCTGAGACAATCAACCAGTACGTTGTCAATTATCAGGAAGTGCAACGATCACTGGAAAGCGACGACCAAAAGGGAAGTGGCATGTTTTAA
- a CDS encoding beta strand repeat-containing protein has protein sequence MKKSILTGVALMVFAAASYAQSNQATLNQVGNQQIGNVTQVGNSLQSNIQQTSASGITNTGNYANTSQAPNYLPSSSNQATINQLGNKSGFANIGQEGSGNTSTINQNNNTGGNGIQSTAASAPGTVADANNVPNQAGINAVTGNGGNYANTYQRGDNETVTVNQNNSSASNYTDVRQDGGGGQTVTVNQNNTSSGNKTTTNQFGFSNNLNVSQSNNSSGNTAAVRQGFSAAVSGPNTNGALATVEQNGLVGGAASSGNQSTINQIATGGGTTALSQQNAGGLGASLGNTAQIDQRNGSHQATVQQNNKSTNNTGTVSQQGSGNGATVVQSVNSAGNRSAVVQTGTNGQAFTNQLGTSAIVSSENRISVDQAGDRQTATINQNAGTNGPSSGNRSTSTQRGALNTTTVNQNDWSIGNQSTVTQYGAGTTANTVVVNQSGTSARPTVNNKATVSQGTAASAWDNNRSTTSQLGTFNEVTVAQIGGNSNAVSSEQTGNQNVSTHNQNGASNSIVEFTYGSNNRLDVMQAGTANGARIQMLPNGTVGGNDNNNSKIAQSGAANYAELNLRAANSSLPGSPNFLIDQTGRSNFAKLEVRGSSGTGSGNPGLNNSVQIVQSASSAGGTLGQTANGLVWGDQNAVTINQSGVDDNTIGGTTTGQYGFEVKGNNNTVGLTQNGNKNSINMGITGGIAGHGNKVAINQTNSNNQVGTGFGGGSTVTDASARGLYITGNGNSVDISQDGGDEVKVLQNGDDKLVVKQQNGMSNVAQSNRVLIDQGAGSQDAAITQNGAGNFVYGLGGAGTFAVQGGGSPNKAVVTQSAANGFTNELRLSQISTGAMNMATVTQNATGASNLATINQNGSGNTATINQAAN, from the coding sequence ATGAAGAAAAGTATCCTCACCGGTGTAGCGCTTATGGTTTTTGCCGCAGCAAGCTACGCTCAATCAAATCAGGCTACGCTCAATCAGGTCGGTAATCAGCAGATAGGAAACGTCACGCAGGTCGGCAATTCGTTACAATCGAACATCCAGCAAACGAGCGCTTCCGGGATTACCAACACTGGAAACTACGCTAACACTTCGCAGGCCCCTAACTACTTGCCGTCGTCGTCTAACCAGGCCACTATCAATCAGTTGGGCAACAAGTCTGGTTTCGCTAACATAGGCCAGGAAGGTTCCGGCAATACGTCTACCATCAATCAGAATAACAATACAGGTGGCAATGGCATCCAGAGCACAGCGGCCAGCGCACCGGGTACCGTAGCCGACGCCAACAACGTTCCCAATCAGGCGGGTATCAATGCCGTAACGGGCAACGGAGGCAACTACGCCAATACGTACCAACGGGGGGATAATGAGACTGTAACTGTTAACCAGAACAACAGTTCAGCGAGTAACTACACCGATGTCCGGCAAGATGGCGGGGGGGGACAAACGGTAACCGTGAACCAGAACAACACCAGTTCTGGCAATAAGACAACCACTAATCAGTTTGGCTTTTCCAACAACCTGAACGTTAGTCAGTCCAACAATTCGTCGGGCAACACGGCGGCTGTTCGCCAGGGATTCTCGGCGGCTGTGAGTGGCCCAAACACAAACGGAGCGCTGGCTACTGTTGAGCAGAATGGTCTTGTTGGTGGGGCGGCCAGCAGCGGTAACCAGTCGACAATTAACCAGATCGCAACGGGTGGTGGCACAACGGCGCTCAGTCAGCAAAATGCAGGTGGATTGGGTGCGTCGCTGGGCAACACGGCGCAGATCGATCAACGCAATGGTAGTCATCAGGCTACCGTTCAGCAGAATAACAAAAGCACAAACAACACGGGTACCGTGTCGCAGCAGGGTTCGGGCAACGGCGCTACCGTTGTTCAGTCTGTGAACAGTGCTGGCAACCGGTCGGCTGTTGTACAAACCGGTACCAATGGTCAGGCCTTTACCAATCAGCTGGGTACATCGGCCATTGTCAGCTCGGAAAACAGAATTTCGGTTGATCAGGCGGGTGATCGGCAAACAGCAACGATCAACCAGAATGCCGGCACTAACGGGCCAAGCAGTGGCAACCGCAGTACCAGCACGCAGCGGGGAGCACTCAATACAACGACCGTTAACCAGAACGACTGGAGTATAGGAAACCAATCGACAGTAACGCAGTACGGGGCCGGTACTACTGCCAACACGGTTGTGGTCAACCAATCGGGTACGTCGGCACGGCCCACTGTGAACAACAAGGCAACTGTTTCGCAGGGAACAGCGGCATCTGCCTGGGATAACAACAGGTCAACGACGTCTCAACTGGGTACTTTCAACGAAGTCACTGTGGCCCAGATAGGTGGCAACAGTAATGCGGTTTCATCTGAACAGACAGGTAACCAGAACGTATCTACCCACAACCAGAATGGAGCGTCGAACTCGATTGTCGAGTTTACATATGGCAGCAACAACCGGCTTGACGTCATGCAAGCAGGAACGGCCAACGGAGCCCGGATTCAGATGCTGCCAAACGGTACGGTAGGTGGTAATGATAACAATAACAGCAAGATTGCTCAATCGGGTGCGGCCAACTACGCGGAACTGAATCTGAGAGCAGCCAACTCGTCGCTGCCTGGCTCTCCCAACTTCCTGATCGACCAGACAGGTCGGAGCAATTTTGCCAAACTGGAGGTGCGTGGTAGTTCAGGCACCGGTTCAGGCAATCCCGGCCTGAATAACTCGGTTCAGATTGTTCAATCGGCATCATCGGCAGGCGGTACCCTGGGTCAAACGGCCAACGGGTTAGTCTGGGGCGATCAGAACGCGGTAACCATCAATCAGTCGGGCGTTGACGACAACACCATCGGTGGTACAACAACCGGGCAGTATGGTTTCGAAGTTAAAGGCAACAACAACACGGTTGGCTTAACGCAAAATGGCAACAAAAACAGCATCAACATGGGTATCACCGGTGGTATTGCGGGTCATGGAAACAAGGTGGCCATTAACCAGACCAACAGCAATAACCAGGTAGGCACAGGGTTCGGTGGTGGCTCAACAGTTACGGATGCCTCTGCCCGAGGGTTGTACATTACCGGCAACGGCAACTCAGTTGACATCAGCCAGGATGGTGGCGACGAAGTAAAAGTACTCCAGAATGGTGATGACAAACTAGTGGTCAAACAGCAGAATGGTATGTCGAACGTTGCTCAGTCGAACCGGGTGCTTATTGACCAGGGAGCGGGGAGTCAGGACGCTGCCATTACGCAGAACGGCGCAGGCAACTTTGTGTACGGCCTGGGCGGTGCGGGCACGTTTGCCGTACAGGGTGGTGGATCGCCCAACAAAGCGGTTGTGACCCAGAGTGCAGCGAACGGTTTTACGAACGAACTGCGCCTTAGCCAGATCAGTACGGGTGCTATGAATATGGCAACGGTCACTCAAAATGCAACGGGAGCCAGTAATCTGGCCACAATCAATCAGAATGGGTCGGGCAATACGGCTACGATCAATCAAGCGGCTAACTAA
- a CDS encoding curli production assembly/transport component CsgF has translation MKKLLLAAFLLIGLAARSSAQSFVYHPNNPNFGGNTFNYSWMLSQAQAQDRNVDPTARRTAFASSTSNSALSTFAQNLQNQLLSRITNNLLSKQFGESSLQPGTYKFGDFQVEISNGTDGIVLRIVDGKGGETSITIPYF, from the coding sequence ATGAAAAAACTTTTACTGGCAGCCTTCTTACTGATTGGTTTAGCCGCACGTTCATCAGCGCAATCGTTCGTGTACCACCCCAACAACCCCAACTTCGGCGGTAACACGTTCAACTATTCCTGGATGCTAAGCCAGGCTCAGGCCCAGGATCGTAACGTCGATCCTACAGCCAGACGGACAGCATTCGCCAGTAGTACGTCCAACAGTGCGCTCTCAACGTTTGCCCAGAATTTACAGAATCAGCTGCTAAGCCGAATCACCAATAATCTGTTGAGCAAGCAATTTGGGGAGTCGTCTTTGCAGCCGGGCACGTACAAGTTCGGCGATTTTCAGGTCGAAATATCGAATGGTACGGATGGTATCGTTCTGCGGATCGTGGATGGAAAAGGGGGCGAGACGTCAATTACGATTCCTTATTTCTGA
- the atpC gene encoding ATP synthase F1 subunit epsilon, with product MTLDIITPDRKVFSGEATSITFPGSEGQFQVLNDHAPLVSTLDRGPIVVQSASGQQTFNVDGGVVEVLQNNVLVLAEAIVA from the coding sequence ATGACGCTAGATATCATTACCCCCGACCGTAAGGTCTTTTCCGGTGAAGCAACGTCGATCACGTTTCCGGGCAGCGAAGGTCAGTTTCAGGTACTGAACGATCACGCTCCCCTTGTCAGCACGCTGGACCGTGGCCCCATCGTCGTTCAGTCGGCGTCGGGTCAGCAAACGTTCAACGTCGATGGTGGCGTCGTTGAAGTACTGCAAAACAACGTGCTGGTTTTGGCCGAAGCAATCGTTGCTTAA
- a CDS encoding CsgG/HfaB family protein gives MNPRASKAVQVLLLSNLASLLAGCTAFFYQPTEARRARLGEETPVTSSLRQLPAAKEKLVAAVYKFRDLTGQYKQTETGTGFSTAVTQGTTNILLKALEESGWFVAIERENVSNLLNERKIVRSSVAQFKDGENLPPLLFAGIILEGGVVSYDANIITGGGGLQYFGAGGSTQYRQDRVTVYLRAVSTKSGKILKTIYTSKTILSQTVNASLFRYVTFKRLLETETGLTTTEPGQMAVTEAIEKAVEGLIIEGVRDGLWAAEAKQAGPMKRVVDAYEAEKTRMSETDVYGIRPEIDAPLVTLQPYAGVMRYYGDYARHTMKGVYGASLDVFFTSKFGLQANAATGTLASEGAFSTRITSLEGNLIFRPTPFQHWTSLLFIGAGMVSRAGSGPLNLQGDRYLQVQGGAGIQYSTNGLFGFRSTISYNQPFTDALDGIVAGDRNDYYLRGTLGLTLNIGSIYRPKRTPVKTRK, from the coding sequence ATGAATCCACGCGCTTCAAAAGCGGTTCAGGTACTACTCCTGAGCAACTTAGCCAGTCTTTTAGCCGGCTGTACCGCTTTTTTTTATCAACCAACAGAAGCCCGGCGCGCTCGTCTGGGCGAAGAAACACCCGTAACCAGTAGTCTACGCCAACTGCCTGCTGCTAAAGAAAAGCTGGTAGCGGCCGTGTACAAATTCCGGGATTTGACAGGTCAGTACAAACAGACAGAAACCGGGACTGGCTTCTCAACCGCTGTTACGCAGGGAACCACGAACATCCTGCTCAAAGCACTCGAAGAGAGCGGCTGGTTTGTGGCCATTGAGCGGGAAAACGTCAGTAACCTGCTCAATGAGCGCAAGATTGTCCGCTCCAGCGTGGCGCAATTTAAAGATGGCGAAAACCTGCCCCCGCTTCTCTTCGCCGGGATTATTCTGGAGGGTGGTGTGGTTTCGTACGATGCCAACATCATCACGGGTGGCGGTGGTCTGCAATACTTTGGCGCGGGTGGATCAACTCAGTATCGTCAGGATCGGGTAACGGTTTATCTGCGTGCGGTATCCACAAAATCCGGAAAGATTCTCAAAACCATCTACACCTCGAAAACCATCCTGTCGCAGACGGTCAACGCCAGCCTGTTTCGCTATGTGACGTTCAAGCGATTGCTGGAAACCGAAACCGGCCTGACCACCACCGAACCGGGACAAATGGCCGTAACGGAAGCCATCGAGAAAGCCGTCGAGGGGCTGATCATCGAGGGCGTGCGCGACGGGCTGTGGGCTGCCGAAGCCAAGCAGGCCGGGCCGATGAAGCGGGTTGTCGATGCGTACGAAGCCGAGAAGACCCGGATGAGCGAAACCGACGTGTATGGCATCCGTCCCGAAATCGACGCGCCCCTCGTTACGCTACAGCCCTACGCCGGGGTCATGCGTTACTACGGTGACTACGCCCGGCACACGATGAAAGGCGTTTATGGCGCGTCGCTGGACGTGTTTTTTACTTCGAAATTCGGCCTACAGGCCAATGCTGCAACGGGTACGCTCGCCAGTGAAGGGGCCTTCTCGACCCGCATAACATCGCTGGAGGGCAACCTGATCTTCCGGCCGACACCATTTCAGCACTGGACCTCGCTGCTCTTCATTGGTGCGGGCATGGTGTCGCGGGCGGGCAGCGGACCTTTGAATCTACAGGGCGACCGCTACTTGCAGGTGCAGGGGGGCGCGGGTATTCAGTATTCGACAAACGGGCTGTTTGGCTTTCGCTCGACCATCTCCTATAACCAGCCGTTTACCGACGCGCTCGACGGTATTGTGGCCGGAGACCGCAACGACTATTATCTGCGCGGTACGCTGGGCCTGACGCTGAACATTGGCAGTATCTACCGACCTAAACGTACCCCCGTCAAAACTCGTAAATAA
- the atpD gene encoding F0F1 ATP synthase subunit beta has translation MITETAVNTGKITQIIGPVVDVSFEGEGTRIPAILDALSVTRANGQKVILECQQHLGEDRVRTIAMDSTEGLYRGMDVTDLGTQITMPTGDGIRGRLFNVVGEAIDGIPQPKSSGGLPIHREAPKFEDLATSTEVLFTGIKVIDLLEPYAKGGKIGLFGGAGVGKTVLIQELINNIAKAYAGLSVFAGVGERTREGNDLLREMIEAGIIKYGENFKHSMEEGGWDLSQVDLDEMTKSQATFVFGQMNEPPGARARVALSGLTIAEHFRDGDGEGAGRDILFFVDNIFRFTQAGSEVSALLGRMPSAVGYQPTLATEMGVMQERITSTKRGSITSVQAVYVPADDLTDPAPATTFAHLDATTVLSRKIAELGIYPAVDPLDSTSRILSAEVLGDAHYNTAQRVKEILQRYKELQDIIAILGLEELSEEDKLVVSRARRVQRFLSQPFFVAEQFTGLKGVLVPIEDTIKGFNEIIDGKYDHLPESAFNLVGTIEDAIAKGERIMKEAGQ, from the coding sequence ATGATTACGGAAACGGCAGTCAATACAGGTAAGATTACGCAGATAATCGGGCCGGTTGTGGACGTGAGTTTCGAAGGCGAAGGAACGCGTATCCCCGCTATCCTCGACGCCCTCAGTGTAACCAGAGCCAATGGTCAGAAAGTAATTCTGGAATGCCAGCAGCACCTGGGCGAAGACCGCGTCCGGACCATTGCCATGGATTCGACCGAAGGACTTTATCGCGGCATGGACGTAACGGACCTCGGCACGCAGATCACCATGCCTACGGGCGATGGCATCCGTGGCCGGCTGTTCAACGTTGTTGGCGAAGCCATCGACGGTATTCCCCAGCCTAAAAGTTCGGGTGGCCTGCCCATTCACCGGGAAGCCCCTAAATTCGAAGATCTGGCAACATCGACCGAAGTACTGTTTACCGGTATCAAAGTAATTGACCTGCTGGAACCTTACGCAAAAGGTGGTAAGATCGGCCTCTTCGGTGGTGCCGGTGTAGGCAAGACCGTACTGATTCAGGAGCTTATCAACAACATCGCGAAAGCATACGCCGGTCTGTCGGTATTTGCCGGTGTGGGTGAGCGTACCCGCGAAGGAAATGACCTGCTACGCGAAATGATCGAAGCTGGTATCATCAAATACGGCGAGAACTTCAAGCACTCGATGGAAGAAGGTGGCTGGGATCTCAGCCAGGTCGACCTCGACGAGATGACCAAGAGCCAGGCTACGTTCGTGTTCGGTCAGATGAACGAGCCACCGGGAGCCCGCGCACGGGTAGCCCTGTCGGGTCTGACGATCGCTGAGCACTTCCGCGATGGCGACGGCGAAGGTGCCGGTCGCGACATTCTGTTCTTTGTCGACAACATTTTCCGCTTCACGCAGGCAGGTTCGGAAGTATCGGCTCTGCTGGGCCGGATGCCGTCGGCCGTAGGTTACCAGCCTACGCTGGCTACCGAAATGGGTGTCATGCAGGAGCGCATCACCTCGACCAAGCGTGGTTCGATCACATCGGTACAGGCCGTTTACGTACCTGCCGATGACTTGACCGACCCTGCTCCGGCTACGACCTTTGCTCACCTTGACGCTACGACGGTATTGAGCCGGAAAATCGCCGAGCTGGGTATCTACCCTGCCGTTGACCCTCTCGACTCGACCTCGCGGATTCTGAGCGCCGAAGTACTGGGCGACGCGCACTACAACACGGCGCAGCGGGTGAAAGAGATTCTGCAACGCTACAAAGAATTGCAGGACATCATCGCCATTCTGGGTCTGGAAGAACTGTCGGAAGAAGATAAGCTGGTCGTAAGCCGTGCCCGCCGGGTGCAGCGCTTCCTGTCGCAGCCGTTCTTCGTAGCTGAGCAGTTCACCGGTCTGAAAGGCGTACTCGTTCCTATCGAAGATACCATTAAAGGCTTTAACGAAATCATCGACGGCAAGTATGACCACCTGCCGGAGTCTGCGTTCAACCTGGTCGGCACCATCGAAGATGCCATCGCCAAAGGTGAGCGCATCATGAAAGAAGCCGGGCAGTAG
- a CDS encoding ABC transporter ATP-binding protein: MNIIETSQIAKRYVMGTEVVEALKSITIQIKKGEYVAFMGPSGSGKSTLMNIVGCLDTPTSGHYILNNQDVSRMGENDLAEVRNKEIGFVFQTFNLLPRQTSLENVALPLIYAGYNKADRTEKAMLALKNVGLENRAHHRPNELSGGQRQRVAVARALVNDPSILLADEPTGNLDTRTSYEIMDLFDQIHSKGNTVIMVTHEEDIAEYAHRIIRLRDGLIETDRINPNVRKVNLLMQPATNS; the protein is encoded by the coding sequence ATGAATATTATTGAAACCAGTCAGATTGCGAAGCGGTACGTTATGGGTACCGAGGTTGTCGAAGCCTTAAAGTCGATTACCATCCAGATCAAAAAGGGCGAATACGTTGCCTTCATGGGCCCGTCGGGGTCGGGTAAGTCGACGCTGATGAATATTGTCGGCTGTCTGGATACCCCCACGTCGGGCCATTATATTCTCAACAACCAGGACGTCAGCCGGATGGGGGAGAACGATCTGGCTGAAGTACGCAATAAAGAGATTGGCTTCGTCTTTCAAACCTTCAACCTGCTGCCCCGGCAAACCTCGCTCGAAAACGTGGCCCTACCGTTGATTTACGCAGGCTACAATAAAGCCGACCGCACGGAGAAAGCCATGCTGGCCCTGAAAAACGTCGGGCTGGAAAACCGGGCGCACCACCGCCCCAACGAGCTGTCGGGTGGGCAGCGGCAGCGCGTGGCCGTAGCCCGCGCACTGGTCAACGACCCCAGTATTTTACTGGCCGATGAACCGACCGGTAACCTCGACACCCGCACCTCATACGAGATCATGGACCTCTTCGATCAGATTCACAGCAAGGGTAATACCGTGATCATGGTCACCCACGAAGAAGACATCGCCGAGTATGCGCACCGTATCATTCGGCTCCGTGACGGCCTGATCGAAACCGACCGTATAAACCCTAACGTTCGCAAGGTCAATCTACTCATGCAGCCGGCGACAAATAGCTGA